CAATTTCCAGTCAAAACCGTCTAATTGGTCTCTATAATTGGTGTTCGCTATAAAAGTTCCATTCAAAACCACTTCTCTAAATCTCCTTGCCAATTCGTAACTAAGTTCCATTATTATAGTTGTTTTAGCTGTAAAGTTACATAATTTCTCTATCTATACTATTTCCTAACCTTTCTACTTTCCAAGCCTGTCCATTCCCAAACCAAGTTTCCACCTGTTTTTCGCCAACCTAATTTCTTTCCAATCCAACCCTACCTGATAAGTTTTCGCTATCAGCAGTAGGCGAATTTCCTTTGGCCTTTTCGTTGGCAAATTCCCCCACAATCCCTCAGTCGTAAAGGCCAAGCCCCAAGGGGTTTGTTCAAAAAAATCTTCCCTGCTCGCTTCGCTCCGGAGGTATTTTTTTGCCCAAAGCCTTGCCTTACTGTGGGATTGTAAGGAGCGGTCTTCTAACAAAAAGCCAGAGGGCTGTGTCCTCGGGTTTCGCTTAAAAATTTTGGATATGGAAAATTTGACAAAAATATTAGCCTCACGTGCGCCCCCTCTGATAGCCTATTTATCGGAACTTTTTAAACAATATTTTTTTACACATAAATTTTAATATCATGAAAACGACAGCAGTCAATAACAAGATTGCCGAACTGCACCGCAGGAAAGTACAGCGTGACCGACTTTTAGACACCATTTCCAACTTGGATAAATTCGAGGTTGAGCTAAGGGAAGCAGGTTTGTTCTTTGCCAAGAAAAAACAGGCTTGGTATTACCGTAGCGATATGTTTAAAGTCAGGGCAGGCAGTAATATGTCTTTGGACGAGATTAAAGTATGGGTGCAAGGTCATCAAACCCGACAGCCTAAAACGCATATCTCATCTCTTATAAATCTATTCACATAAATACTAAAGAAATGAAACCGATAAATGAACTTACAAACACTGTAACCTATGAACTTGAAGACGTAGTAAATTATCTTGACAAATTAGGTAACTATTTTGAAACTCTTCCATTTAAGGAAGTTTGGCTTTATACAGGATATTACTCCGACCTCGACGGAAATAATGCAGAATATAGTTTTGTGCCATTGAAAGTTGAAGAAATAAAACTTGAAAAACTGAAAAGCAAATTGAAAGAATGAAAGACACCGAATAGGGTGTCTTTCATCTTACCAATTTCCTCTAAAACACCCTCAAGGTGTTCTAATAGACTCTCATCCACCCCGCTAGAAAAGCACCTTTTAAAGGTGCTTTTTTTGTACTATCCGGATTCGAACTTTCTCTTGAGCAGGTATAGGGTAAGGTAGGTGCGAGCGAAAAATCCCTCACTTTCCGCAGAATGGGTTTGAAGAATTTTTCTCTAATGGTTTCTCTACTTCGGGAAGCCTTTTTTGTTTATAATCAGGTTGTTATGATGGGTAGTTGGAGTCGCGCAGTTGGCTGTGAATGTCAAGCAGCACAAAAAAAATACAGGCGGTGTAGGTGGTATACCGGATGAAGATAAAATATGAAATGAAGTAGCCCCGGGAGATATCCGGTTGCAGGGTTTTGATCTGAGAGGAGGCTGGGTGCCTTGATACAAGGAACATAAGGTATCGGCTGGTTTAATAGATGTGCGCAAACATACGAGAGATAAAAAGTGGAAGATCAACTTGTATAACTCAAAAAGGATTAACAAATTTGCGTGTATAGTCAATTTAAATTTAATTCAATAACCAGTTAGTTGTATCATAATAAGACAAAGTGGGGATTTTATAGGTATTTTATTCTAGATGAGTCCAGTATGAGTCCAGTATGAATCCAATATAAGTCCAGTTTTTTCTTATAAAAACTGGACTTATATTGGATTAACTATGGAGATATAAAAGTATCATATGAAAGTAGTAGTAAATTAGACCATAAGGGAGCACAGAGGAATTTGATAAGTGGGGGTGGATTTCGTAAAACCTATATCCGAATATAGTAAATGAGTATTAAGTAATAGTAATAACCTGAATTTCAGTATAATGGCAAGACAAGATAAAAATGGTAAGATAAAAGGTAAAATTAACAATATTGTATATCGTGGTTATCGCAATCAGCAGATTTTGCAGGGGGCACCTGGAAAAGTAAAACAAACGGATGCCACTAAGCTAAACGCCTTGGAATTTGGTTTAGCGAGCACACAGGCAAATACGATCGCCAGATTTTTTAAGTTGTTTTCGCTGGTTACCGATGGTCGTATGCAAGTGCGAACAAATGGTGTCGTTCGGAGATGCATCCGCTCATCAGAGGTGCCCATAGGCGAACGTGATCTGCACACGGGTGATATCAGTTTTTTAAATGGTTTTTCATTTAATATTGATGCCGCTTTTGAAAAACTGCTATCCGTATTTCCAAAACTCGAAGTGTGTGAAGATGGCGCTATTCTGTTAGAAATACCCGCATTTGATGCGGTTGAGGGCCTGTCTTACCCAAAAGGAAAAAAAAATACTCCCCACGCCTCAATAAACTTTGTAGTGGTAGCATTCGACTTTCATAAAAACTATGTACAAGTATATGATACGTTTAGTTATGATATTGAAAACACTTCAAATAATGTTATAGCAATCAACTGGGAATGCAAACAGGAATTATACGAAGATAGCATAGTAGCAGTAGGTATGAGCTTACGTTATTACACGAAGAGTTGGTTGAACGAAAATCAATACATATATGACAAGGATTTTAATCCCAACGTTATACTAAAGGCTTTTCATGTAACAAATGAAATAGCGGAAAACAGCGTTAAACAGGGTTTTGATAAACCTACCGGTGAACGGTGGGGGCTCGAGTCTAGAACTAAAGATATATTGAATGAAATAAAACGTTTCAAAAGAGAGGCAGAAAAAAAAGCCAAAAAACAAACAAAATTAAAGGAGTTCGGCAAAAAACAAAAGTGATTTCCTAATATGTAAGGTCCAATAATTCCATTCATGTCCTCCTGAATATTCAAAATAGCGATGTGGGATATTGTATTGCTGCATTTGCTGGTGTAATTTCCTGTTTTCTTCGATCAACAAGTCTTCCTTTCCACAATCGAAACGTATGGCCGGAAGTTTTTCCCGGTGATACAATAAGGCAGCGATAACATCTGGATATTGCTCATCAGTAACTGTAAAGGTTGTTAAATCTTCTTCAATAAATAATTTCATCTGGTTAAAAGCAGTAATTGATGAATGTGCGGACACTCCGACGAATAGGTTAGGATATAAAGCAGCTAAGCGTAGAGCACCATAACCACCCATGGATAGACCACCAATGAATTGCGGAGAGCGATTACTTACTTGCGGAACTATCTCCCTTACAGCCAAAGGAACATCTTCAACGATCCATTGCTCAAAGTTCTTATCGTGATGCGCAAGATAGGCTGAGCCGTCGCCCCATAATCCATCAGATGGCATGGCAATAATCATGGGAGGTAATGTTCCTTGTTCTATCATCTCAAGTGCTTGTATGTGGACACCTGCTCCATAGGGCCAGCTCCAAGCACTGCCATAAACACCGTGGAGTAAAATGACAAGCGGTAGATTTTTATAATTCATTATATTTGGAGGAACAAAGACAGTAATATCTCCCCGGCCTTTGAGGTGTGGCGACTTGATCGTTATGAAACGAAGATGGGCTTTTTCAAATTGTGGATTAGAAAGTTCAAGTGTTCTGAATGTCGACATTTTATTTTTATTTAAAGGTGATGACTCCTTTAGCATTTTTGCCGTTTAGCATGTCGGCGAAGGCTTGTGTTAGTTCTTCTAAAGCATAAGTCTTTGAAACCATTTCGTTTAACAAAAACTGGCCACCATCATATAGTTGCACGATTTTCGGGAAATCGATATGTGGTCTACATTTTCCGTATAAAGGATTGATATAAACCTTATCCCATTCAAATAGGTTCATATCAAAAGTAATGGTTTGTTCTATGCCGCTAACCTGTACAGCGGTTCCGGCATTTCGTATCATTGCCAATGGTGCCGCGCCAAGCGCCGGAACCGCCGTGCATTCGAAAGCATAGTCAGCTCCCCGCTGTTGCGTTATTCTTTTTACTTCGGCAGCGACCGTTAGAAGTCCTTCATCCGCTCGATTTGCTTGTATCGTATGGGTTGCTCCAAATTTTTCAGCCAACTTTAATCGATTTCTGTTGATATCAACGGCAATGATCTTTGACGCTCCCGCTATTTTAGCTCCTTGTATAACACTTAAACCAACACCGCCTGAGCCTAATACAACAACTGATGAGGCCGGTTTTACTCTGGCGGCATTCACCACAGAACCATAACCAGTCATCACACCACAACCTATCAAGCTGGCCGCTTCAAATGACATGTTTGGAGAGTCGTTTTTTACAACCGCGGCTTCTTTTACAAGAACATATTCTGCTAATGTACCCAGGTGAAACGATCGCGCTATTGGACGACCATTCCATAAGGTACTATTTTTCGAAGCGTGACCATTGGATTCAAAACCCGGAGGACCACATACCGGTGAATGCCGTTCACATATATGAAGGTTTCCCTCTTGGCATTGGTAACAGCGGCCACAGGGAACAGCCCAATTAAGTAATACCGAGTCGCCAATATCAAAACCTTTAATAGACTTACCCAGTTTTGCTATTATTCCAGCACCTTCATGGCCTAAAACCAATGGGCTGCCCCAACTGAGCGAATCAAAATCGGTATGGCAGATGCCTGCTGCTTTTACTTTAACAAGTATTTCGTCTGGCGCCGGATCTTTTATTTCAATCTGTTCAATAAAAAAATCGCCATTACCAATGGTAATCGCTGCTTTGCAAAATATTGACATAATTTTCCACTCGCTATATGTTCATAATAGTTATTTTCGTGTTCAAAATAGCTGTTTTTTTATAAATAGCTATGGTGTAAATTACTGTATTAATGGATTATCTTAGCCTTTTTTATTTCGTATATTTGAAATTAAACCAAGAAAAGCTATGTTGAAGGCGTCAGAAGAGATATTGCGGCAGCATCACCAAAGTTTTCTGTTGAGGGAGTTTGGAAGGGAAGCTTTTAACGCTCCTTATCATTTTCATCAGGAATATGAGCTTACATATATTACGGAAGGTATAGGGAAACGGTATGTTGGGAGCCATATGGCGGATTTTAAAAGCGGAGATCTGGTACTATTAGGCCCTCATCTACCTCATTGTTGGAAGCTAGACCCTGCTGATTCTGACCATGCGAAGGTGGGAGCATTAGTATTACAGTTTACGAGGAGCTCACTGGGAGAGGATCTGCTTAATAAAGACGAGTTTGCGATCATCAAACGGATGTTGGATAAAAGTATTTATGGTATAAGTTTTGGAAAGAAAGTGCAAG
This Olivibacter sp. SDN3 DNA region includes the following protein-coding sequences:
- a CDS encoding alpha/beta hydrolase family protein, giving the protein MSTFRTLELSNPQFEKAHLRFITIKSPHLKGRGDITVFVPPNIMNYKNLPLVILLHGVYGSAWSWPYGAGVHIQALEMIEQGTLPPMIIAMPSDGLWGDGSAYLAHHDKNFEQWIVEDVPLAVREIVPQVSNRSPQFIGGLSMGGYGALRLAALYPNLFVGVSAHSSITAFNQMKLFIEEDLTTFTVTDEQYPDVIAALLYHREKLPAIRFDCGKEDLLIEENRKLHQQMQQYNIPHRYFEYSGGHEWNYWTLHIRKSLLFFAELL
- a CDS encoding alcohol dehydrogenase catalytic domain-containing protein, which codes for MSIFCKAAITIGNGDFFIEQIEIKDPAPDEILVKVKAAGICHTDFDSLSWGSPLVLGHEGAGIIAKLGKSIKGFDIGDSVLLNWAVPCGRCYQCQEGNLHICERHSPVCGPPGFESNGHASKNSTLWNGRPIARSFHLGTLAEYVLVKEAAVVKNDSPNMSFEAASLIGCGVMTGYGSVVNAARVKPASSVVVLGSGGVGLSVIQGAKIAGASKIIAVDINRNRLKLAEKFGATHTIQANRADEGLLTVAAEVKRITQQRGADYAFECTAVPALGAAPLAMIRNAGTAVQVSGIEQTITFDMNLFEWDKVYINPLYGKCRPHIDFPKIVQLYDGGQFLLNEMVSKTYALEELTQAFADMLNGKNAKGVITFK